From Cellulophaga lytica DSM 7489, a single genomic window includes:
- a CDS encoding aminotransferase class I/II-fold pyridoxal phosphate-dependent enzyme, which yields MLPQKLQKKLEERQQNMSLRVLPMYKQLVDFSSNDYLGFSGNASIFSATHKYLVDSSFLQNGATGSRLLSGNHNLYDELESKLALFHQSKAAIVYNSGYDANIGFFSCVPQRGDLVFYDEYIHASIRDGIAMSNAKAYKFKHNNIADLENLVERHTAAVKDNNSAVYVVTESVFSMDGDSPHLKEIALFCKKHKLFFVVDEAHAVGVFGSKGEGLVQQLQLTDLVFAHIITFGKALGCHGAAILGSEELKSYLVNFSRSFIYTTALAPHSLATILQSYYFLESKEGKVQQQLLQNAVKVFKSRVESSKLKQHFITSNSAIQCCLISGNNRVKSIAKKLEENGFNVKAILSPTVPQGQERLRFCLHAYNTPKEIEKVITVLHNYIKE from the coding sequence ATGCTACCACAAAAACTTCAGAAAAAACTAGAAGAGCGGCAACAGAATATGTCATTGCGTGTATTACCTATGTATAAGCAGTTGGTAGATTTTTCTTCTAACGACTATTTAGGGTTTTCTGGCAATGCATCAATTTTTAGCGCTACGCACAAATACTTGGTAGATAGTAGTTTTTTGCAAAACGGGGCAACTGGCTCTAGGTTGCTATCGGGTAATCATAATTTATACGATGAGCTAGAGTCTAAATTGGCTTTATTTCACCAATCTAAAGCAGCAATAGTTTACAATTCTGGTTATGATGCTAATATTGGTTTTTTTAGTTGTGTACCGCAGCGTGGAGATTTAGTTTTTTATGACGAGTATATACACGCAAGTATAAGAGACGGTATTGCAATGAGTAATGCCAAGGCATATAAATTTAAGCATAACAATATTGCAGATTTAGAAAATTTAGTAGAAAGGCATACTGCTGCTGTTAAAGATAATAATAGTGCTGTTTACGTAGTTACAGAATCTGTTTTTTCTATGGATGGCGATTCTCCACACTTAAAGGAAATAGCATTATTCTGTAAAAAACACAAGCTTTTTTTTGTGGTAGATGAGGCACACGCTGTTGGTGTTTTTGGCAGTAAAGGAGAGGGCTTGGTGCAACAGCTACAATTAACAGACTTGGTTTTTGCGCACATCATAACTTTTGGTAAAGCTTTAGGTTGCCACGGCGCAGCTATATTAGGTAGTGAAGAGTTAAAGAGTTATTTGGTTAACTTTTCGCGTAGCTTTATATATACAACAGCTTTAGCACCGCATAGTTTAGCTACAATTTTACAGTCGTACTATTTTTTAGAAAGTAAAGAAGGTAAAGTTCAACAGCAACTTTTGCAAAATGCAGTTAAGGTTTTTAAAAGTAGAGTTGAAAGTAGTAAACTAAAGCAGCATTTTATTACTAGTAACTCGGCAATACAATGTTGTTTAATTTCAGGAAATAATAGGGTAAAAAGTATAGCTAAAAAACTTGAAGAGAACGGATTTAATGTAAAGGCAATACTATCTCCAACAGTGCCGCAAGGTCAAGAACGATTGCGTTTTTGTTTGCACGCTTACAATACACCAAAAGAAATAGAAAAAGTAATAACCGTTTTGCATAATTATATAAAAGAATGA
- a CDS encoding F0F1 ATP synthase subunit epsilon: MYLEIVSPEATLFAGEVVSVTVPGINGDFQMLSNHAPIVSLLQQGTVKIQGNVSIDEAFEGKFSKGSNGETVLPINSGTIEMKDNKVIVLAD; encoded by the coding sequence ATGTATTTAGAAATTGTATCACCAGAAGCTACATTATTTGCAGGAGAAGTTGTTTCTGTAACTGTACCTGGTATAAATGGAGATTTTCAAATGTTATCTAATCACGCACCAATTGTATCATTATTACAGCAAGGTACGGTTAAGATTCAAGGAAATGTATCTATAGATGAAGCTTTTGAGGGTAAATTCTCTAAAGGTTCTAACGGAGAAACTGTTTTGCCAATAAATAGTGGTACTATAGAAATGAAAGATAATAAAGTTATTGTACTAGCGGATTAA
- a CDS encoding Y-family DNA polymerase, with protein sequence MYALVDCNNFYASCERVFNPSLQGKPIAILSNNDGCVISRSDEAKLLGLPMGAPAFKYKSFFTANKVQVFSSNYSLYGDMSSRVMTILQQFSPDVEVYSIDEAFIQFKGFDNYNFTTYGTEIRDRVLKWTGIPTCVGIAPTKALSKVANKIARKFPKQTNGTYVIDTEEKRLKALKWIKLEDVWGIGRRLHKRLAIKNCKTALDFVNLPDNWVRKNFSITEWKLKKDLEGIPTLDLEIKENKKSIATTRSFEHTFSDLENIKERISTFATSCAEKLRKQNSSCHMIVVLLGSDKHKKDTEQHRGTFNVSMSYPTDSSLAISNAAIKAVERIYKPGVKYKRAGVIVTGLVPTNNHQLHLFTSENPKHKPLMKAIDKLNFKYGDQKLKIANQDLERTWKMKQKHLSPKYTTSFNDIIKVK encoded by the coding sequence ATGTATGCACTAGTAGATTGTAACAATTTTTATGCCTCCTGTGAGCGGGTTTTTAACCCAAGCTTACAAGGTAAACCTATTGCAATTTTAAGCAATAATGATGGCTGTGTAATCTCTAGAAGCGATGAAGCCAAATTACTAGGCCTGCCAATGGGAGCACCTGCATTTAAGTATAAAAGTTTTTTTACAGCTAATAAAGTTCAGGTTTTTTCATCAAATTATTCATTATACGGAGATATGAGTAGTCGTGTTATGACTATTTTACAACAATTTTCTCCAGATGTAGAAGTATATAGTATTGATGAAGCTTTTATTCAGTTTAAAGGCTTTGATAATTATAATTTTACTACCTATGGAACAGAAATAAGAGACCGTGTTTTAAAATGGACTGGCATACCTACTTGTGTTGGTATTGCCCCAACAAAAGCGCTTAGCAAAGTAGCAAACAAAATTGCCCGTAAGTTTCCAAAACAAACAAATGGTACTTATGTTATTGATACAGAAGAAAAACGACTTAAAGCTTTAAAATGGATAAAGCTTGAAGATGTTTGGGGCATTGGAAGAAGACTACATAAACGCTTAGCCATTAAAAACTGCAAAACAGCTTTAGACTTTGTTAATTTACCCGATAATTGGGTGCGTAAAAACTTTTCTATAACAGAGTGGAAATTAAAAAAAGATTTAGAAGGTATACCTACCTTAGATTTAGAAATTAAAGAAAATAAAAAATCTATTGCCACTACAAGAAGTTTTGAACATACTTTCTCTGATTTAGAGAATATAAAAGAGCGCATATCTACTTTTGCCACCAGTTGTGCAGAAAAATTACGCAAACAAAATTCTAGCTGTCATATGATTGTTGTTTTATTAGGTAGCGACAAACACAAAAAAGATACAGAGCAACATAGAGGCACGTTTAATGTTAGCATGTCTTACCCAACAGATTCTAGTTTAGCAATTAGTAATGCCGCTATAAAAGCTGTAGAACGTATATACAAACCTGGCGTTAAGTACAAGCGTGCTGGTGTTATTGTAACCGGCCTAGTCCCTACAAACAATCACCAATTGCATTTGTTTACCTCAGAAAATCCAAAACACAAACCTCTAATGAAAGCTATAGATAAATTAAATTTTAAATATGGCGATCAAAAACTAAAAATAGCCAATCAAGATTTGGAACGTACTTGGAAAATGAAGCAAAAACACTTATCTCCTAAATACACTACAAGTTTTAATGACATTATAAAAGTAAAATAA
- the bioD gene encoding dethiobiotin synthase, with product MKTKQIFVTGISTEVGKTVASAILTEALEADYWKPIQAGDLDTSDSHKIADFISNSKTVIHKNSYALQTPMSPHAAAEIDGVVIEVDKIVAPKTTNHLVIEGAGGLLVPLNDNDTILDIIDPSHQVVVVSRHYLGSINHTLLTVNYLEERGFKVSIIFSGEEHKTTESIILSKTNAKLIGRIEEEPYFDKNVIKEYADLFRDNL from the coding sequence ATGAAAACAAAACAAATATTTGTAACTGGTATATCTACAGAAGTTGGTAAAACAGTGGCTTCTGCAATATTAACAGAGGCGTTAGAGGCAGATTACTGGAAGCCAATACAGGCGGGAGATTTAGATACGTCTGACAGTCACAAAATAGCAGATTTTATTTCTAACTCTAAAACGGTAATACATAAAAATAGTTACGCTTTACAAACACCTATGAGTCCGCATGCAGCGGCAGAAATAGACGGTGTAGTAATAGAGGTAGATAAAATAGTGGCGCCTAAAACAACTAACCACTTGGTTATAGAGGGTGCTGGTGGGTTGTTGGTTCCTTTAAATGATAATGATACCATTTTAGATATTATAGACCCTAGTCACCAAGTTGTAGTGGTGTCTAGACACTATTTAGGCAGTATAAATCATACTTTATTAACGGTAAATTATTTAGAAGAACGTGGTTTTAAAGTTTCTATAATTTTTAGTGGAGAAGAACATAAAACAACAGAAAGTATTATACTATCTAAAACAAATGCAAAACTTATAGGCCGTATAGAAGAAGAGCCATATTTTGATAAAAATGTAATAAAAGAATATGCAGATTTGTTTAGAGATAACCTGTAA
- a CDS encoding C1 family peptidase — protein sequence MRKLLLSLGFMLAIGAINAQEAYKFTDVIDLETTPVISQGATGTCWSFSTSSFLESEIIRLTGNKIDLSEMYTVRNTYPKKAENFVMRQGKAQFSEGGLAHDVINSVKNYGLVPQEAYNGLLENSTFHNHAELVAVLEAMVKTYAENPAGELSKNWSKAVNAVLDVYLGANKTSFTYQGKEYTPASFLKMTKIVPEDYVTITSFTHAPFYSSFILNIPDNWSNGSMYNVTLDEMIHTIDNALENGFTVELDCDVSERTFSSKHGVAVVPADYENNKKALEGIYPELKITQTYRQNEFENFTTTDDHLMHITGTVKDQNGTKYYKVKNSWGTDPNRTTHNGYVYFSEAYMRLKAISVMVHKDALPNNVSKKINL from the coding sequence ATGCGAAAATTACTTTTAAGCCTTGGCTTTATGCTTGCCATAGGTGCTATAAACGCACAAGAAGCATATAAATTTACAGATGTTATAGATTTAGAAACAACACCTGTTATTAGCCAAGGTGCTACTGGAACTTGTTGGAGTTTTTCTACTTCTTCATTTTTAGAATCGGAAATTATACGACTTACAGGCAACAAAATAGATTTGTCTGAGATGTATACTGTACGCAATACATACCCTAAAAAGGCAGAAAACTTTGTAATGAGACAAGGCAAAGCTCAGTTTAGCGAAGGCGGATTAGCACATGACGTGATTAATTCTGTGAAAAATTATGGTCTTGTACCGCAAGAAGCTTATAACGGACTTTTAGAAAATAGCACTTTTCACAACCACGCAGAATTGGTTGCAGTGCTAGAAGCTATGGTAAAAACATATGCAGAAAACCCTGCTGGTGAACTAAGCAAAAACTGGTCTAAAGCTGTAAATGCCGTTTTAGATGTGTATTTAGGAGCAAATAAAACATCTTTTACATACCAAGGAAAGGAATACACACCTGCTTCATTTTTAAAAATGACTAAAATTGTACCAGAAGATTATGTTACAATTACATCATTTACACACGCACCATTTTACAGTTCGTTTATATTAAATATACCAGACAACTGGAGTAACGGTAGTATGTACAACGTTACTTTAGACGAAATGATACACACTATTGACAATGCTCTAGAAAACGGTTTTACAGTTGAGTTAGATTGCGATGTTAGCGAACGTACTTTTTCATCTAAACACGGAGTTGCTGTAGTGCCTGCAGATTACGAAAACAACAAAAAAGCTTTAGAAGGCATTTACCCAGAGCTAAAAATTACACAAACTTACAGACAAAACGAGTTTGAAAACTTTACAACTACAGATGATCATTTAATGCACATAACAGGTACAGTAAAAGATCAAAACGGAACAAAATACTATAAAGTAAAAAACAGTTGGGGTACAGACCCTAACAGAACAACACATAATGGTTATGTGTATTTTAGTGAAGCTTATATGCGACTAAAAGCAATAAGCGTTATGGTGCATAAAGATGCATTACCAAATAATGTATCTAAAAAAATAAATCTATAA
- a CDS encoding SGNH/GDSL hydrolase family protein, with protein MKTKYIWLVAAMVAFSSCSDDDDSSTMTEEQLPELTAGSADFSNYISLGASFTAGYTDGALFKATQEMSFPNILSQKFASAGGSTTFNQPLTNDNFGGLALNGDRIADPRLVFGGAGPVPLEAALGAPVTVTTDVLLNNPTGPFQNMGVPGAKSFHLLANGYGNISNLSAGAANPYFVRMTGSTPDASMLELAVAQSPTFFTLSEIGGNDVLGFAVSGGSGVDRTGDPNAANYGPNDITDPGLFQVALTGMVDALTANGAKGAVANVPYITSLPHFTTVPYNPLPMDEATATQVNNGYAQYNGGLQTMVTIGQIDEAEAEARTIKFVASSANAVVIEDEDLTDLSAFGLPSYRHATADDLLVLPASSFIGTRVNDDPTMVNGVSVPLEDKWVLVASELASINAATDAYNAAIASVVSAKGLALVDLNSVLSQASETGITFDDYTMNTDLVFGGLVSLDGIHLTSRGYALMANKFLEAIDATYESNFVASKTLAKAANYPTTFSPALQ; from the coding sequence ATGAAAACTAAATATATATGGCTAGTAGCCGCAATGGTAGCATTTTCTTCTTGTAGTGATGATGATGATTCGTCTACAATGACTGAGGAGCAATTACCTGAATTAACAGCAGGATCTGCAGATTTTTCAAACTATATTTCTTTAGGAGCCTCTTTTACTGCTGGTTATACAGATGGAGCACTTTTTAAGGCAACGCAGGAAATGTCTTTCCCAAATATACTTTCTCAAAAATTTGCAAGTGCAGGAGGAAGTACAACATTTAATCAGCCTTTAACTAATGATAATTTTGGTGGATTAGCTTTAAATGGAGATAGAATTGCAGATCCAAGATTGGTTTTTGGAGGTGCAGGACCAGTGCCACTTGAGGCAGCACTTGGGGCACCTGTTACAGTTACAACAGATGTACTATTAAATAATCCAACAGGACCTTTTCAGAATATGGGTGTTCCTGGAGCTAAAAGTTTTCACTTGTTAGCAAACGGTTATGGTAATATTTCTAATTTGTCTGCAGGAGCAGCTAATCCGTATTTTGTTAGAATGACAGGTAGTACGCCAGATGCAAGTATGTTAGAATTAGCAGTTGCACAAAGCCCTACTTTTTTTACGTTATCAGAAATAGGGGGTAATGATGTTTTAGGTTTTGCAGTTTCTGGTGGGTCTGGTGTAGACCGTACAGGAGATCCTAATGCGGCAAATTATGGTCCAAATGATATTACAGATCCAGGTCTTTTTCAAGTGGCATTAACTGGTATGGTAGATGCACTTACGGCTAATGGGGCAAAAGGGGCAGTTGCAAATGTGCCTTACATTACTAGTCTACCTCATTTTACAACTGTACCTTATAATCCGCTTCCAATGGATGAGGCAACGGCTACACAAGTAAATAATGGTTATGCTCAGTACAATGGTGGTTTGCAAACAATGGTTACAATAGGGCAAATAGACGAAGCAGAAGCAGAAGCACGTACAATAAAATTTGTAGCATCTTCAGCTAATGCAGTGGTTATAGAAGATGAAGATTTAACAGATTTGTCAGCATTTGGATTACCAAGTTACAGACACGCAACAGCAGATGATTTGTTAGTATTACCAGCATCATCTTTTATTGGAACACGAGTTAATGATGACCCAACAATGGTAAACGGTGTATCTGTTCCATTAGAAGATAAATGGGTTTTAGTAGCTAGTGAGTTAGCATCAATTAATGCAGCAACAGATGCGTACAATGCTGCTATAGCTTCAGTTGTGTCTGCAAAAGGCTTGGCATTAGTAGATTTAAATTCGGTTCTTTCTCAGGCTTCAGAAACAGGAATTACTTTTGATGATTATACAATGAATACTGATTTAGTTTTTGGAGGTTTAGTTAGTTTAGATGGTATACATTTAACATCTAGAGGCTATGCATTAATGGCTAATAAATTTTTAGAAGCTATTGATGCTACATACGAATCTAATTTTGTAGCGTCTAAAACATTAGCAAAAGCAGCTAATTACCCAACAACGTTTTCTCCTGCATTGCAGTAA
- the bioA gene encoding adenosylmethionine--8-amino-7-oxononanoate transaminase, whose amino-acid sequence MNLTERDKKHLWHPLTQHKLHDTMLPIVKAKGAVLTDDKGNDYIDGISSWYTSVYGHCNDYILEKVGAQMQQLDQVVFSGFTHKPAIELSEELIKILPNNQEKLFFSDNGSTSTEIGIKMALQYHFNNGEKRNVMLAFEDGFHGDTFGAMSVSSLSVYNGPFEDFFIDVERIPVPTEDNIEAILSQIEELVNTKAIAGFVYEPLVQGAAAMKMHNAEGLNKILQTLKKHNVLLVADEVMTSFGKTGKYFASDYIDVKPDVICMSKALTAGLLPMAVTSCTQQVYDAFYDDDISKGLFHGHTYTANPLACAAALAGLELLQSTEMQDNIARITASHKQFNEEVKNHPKVGATRQLGVIYALDLNIKMERYGNLRDKLFKHFMDSGVFLRPLGNTIYILAPFVTTDEQLQKIYNSIKEALEIV is encoded by the coding sequence ATGAACCTTACAGAAAGAGATAAAAAACACTTGTGGCACCCGTTAACGCAACATAAATTACACGATACAATGTTGCCTATTGTAAAAGCAAAAGGGGCAGTGTTAACAGATGATAAAGGAAATGATTATATAGATGGAATATCTTCATGGTATACTTCTGTGTACGGGCATTGTAATGACTATATTTTAGAAAAAGTTGGTGCTCAAATGCAGCAGTTAGACCAGGTTGTGTTTAGTGGTTTTACGCATAAGCCAGCTATAGAGCTGTCTGAAGAATTGATAAAAATACTGCCTAATAATCAGGAAAAATTGTTTTTCTCAGACAACGGTTCTACTTCTACAGAAATAGGAATTAAAATGGCATTGCAGTATCATTTTAATAATGGAGAAAAGCGTAATGTTATGTTGGCTTTTGAAGACGGATTTCACGGAGATACTTTTGGTGCAATGTCTGTGTCTAGTTTATCTGTTTATAATGGTCCTTTTGAAGATTTTTTTATTGATGTAGAACGTATTCCTGTACCTACAGAAGATAATATAGAAGCTATTTTATCTCAGATTGAAGAGTTGGTTAATACTAAAGCTATTGCGGGTTTTGTTTATGAGCCTTTAGTGCAAGGAGCTGCAGCAATGAAAATGCATAATGCAGAAGGTTTAAATAAAATTCTACAGACCTTAAAAAAGCACAATGTACTTTTGGTTGCAGATGAAGTAATGACTAGTTTTGGTAAAACAGGTAAGTATTTTGCGTCAGATTATATAGATGTTAAACCAGATGTTATATGTATGTCAAAGGCGTTAACAGCAGGTTTACTACCAATGGCAGTTACTAGCTGTACGCAGCAAGTTTATGATGCTTTTTATGATGACGATATTTCTAAAGGATTATTTCATGGACATACATATACTGCAAATCCTTTGGCTTGTGCAGCTGCGTTAGCAGGTTTAGAGTTGCTTCAATCTACAGAAATGCAAGATAATATTGCCAGAATTACAGCCTCTCACAAGCAATTTAATGAGGAGGTTAAAAACCACCCTAAAGTTGGTGCTACAAGGCAATTGGGAGTTATTTATGCATTAGATCTTAATATAAAAATGGAGCGCTATGGTAATTTAAGAGATAAATTATTTAAGCATTTTATGGATTCTGGAGTGTTTTTACGTCCGTTAGGAAATACCATTTATATTTTGGCGCCTTTTGTAACTACAGATGAGCAACTTCAAAAAATATACAACTCAATTAAAGAAGCACTAGAAATAGTTTAA
- a CDS encoding DUF2007 domain-containing protein translates to MSQKFYKLAAFEYLADTVIIKGKLESEGIQVFLKDENTVNSDPLISNAIGGIKLLVLEEDKNKALEIYNEIRSYAVDDNGKPLACPNCKAEKLEGYYSRKGIFYKLFPFFEKRKFRCFNCNIVS, encoded by the coding sequence ATGAGTCAGAAATTTTACAAATTAGCTGCATTTGAGTATTTGGCAGATACAGTTATCATAAAAGGTAAGCTAGAATCAGAGGGTATACAAGTTTTTTTAAAGGATGAAAACACGGTAAACTCAGACCCATTAATTAGCAATGCAATTGGCGGAATTAAACTTTTGGTTTTAGAAGAAGATAAAAATAAAGCATTAGAAATTTATAATGAAATTAGAAGCTATGCTGTAGATGATAACGGAAAACCTTTAGCGTGCCCAAACTGTAAAGCAGAAAAGCTAGAAGGCTATTATTCTAGAAAGGGAATTTTTTACAAATTGTTTCCTTTTTTTGAAAAAAGAAAATTCCGTTGTTTTAACTGCAATATAGTTTCATAA
- a CDS encoding LexA family protein, giving the protein MINKTHLTFFSVDASSKSTSIFVDTGISAGFPSPADDFKENRISLDKELIKNPEATFFARVSGESMIGAGLEDNDLLVIDRSLEPAHNKIAVCYLDGEFTVKRLKVENNLVWLQPENPNYKPIQITEENNFIIWGIVTNVIKKV; this is encoded by the coding sequence GTGATAAATAAAACACATCTTACTTTTTTCTCTGTTGATGCTTCCTCAAAAAGCACTAGTATTTTTGTGGATACTGGTATTTCTGCGGGCTTTCCGTCTCCGGCTGATGATTTTAAAGAAAACAGAATAAGCCTAGACAAAGAACTAATTAAAAATCCTGAAGCTACTTTTTTTGCAAGAGTAAGCGGAGAATCTATGATTGGCGCTGGACTAGAAGATAACGACCTATTAGTTATAGATAGAAGTTTAGAACCAGCACATAACAAAATTGCTGTTTGCTATTTAGATGGTGAGTTTACTGTAAAAAGATTAAAAGTTGAAAATAATTTAGTTTGGTTACAACCAGAAAATCCCAATTATAAACCTATACAAATTACTGAAGAAAACAACTTCATAATTTGGGGTATTGTTACCAATGTAATTAAAAAAGTATAA
- a CDS encoding ankyrin repeat domain-containing protein has protein sequence MKTLFFTILLVVSTYASAQEINNDIKSVLETDNVTELKKQITSKNINSCFKLEESEYTLLTLSIKLNAKSCFAELIAQNANVEKTCNNKTPFMYTAKYNRLAMAKDLVKAGVQIRVRNSDKQSALDFAKKYESKEIIEYIKSFNQ, from the coding sequence ATGAAAACCCTATTTTTTACAATCCTACTTGTTGTTTCTACTTATGCAAGTGCTCAAGAAATAAACAACGACATTAAAAGTGTTTTAGAGACTGACAATGTTACTGAGCTTAAAAAGCAAATAACATCAAAAAATATTAATAGTTGCTTTAAGCTAGAAGAATCTGAATACACGTTACTAACACTTTCTATAAAACTTAACGCTAAATCTTGTTTTGCAGAACTAATAGCACAAAATGCTAACGTAGAAAAAACCTGCAACAACAAAACTCCTTTTATGTATACTGCTAAATACAACAGGTTAGCAATGGCAAAAGACCTTGTTAAAGCAGGTGTACAAATTAGAGTTAGAAACAGTGACAAGCAATCTGCTTTAGATTTTGCTAAAAAATACGAGAGTAAAGAGATTATAGAATACATAAAATCTTTTAATCAATAA
- the atpD gene encoding F0F1 ATP synthase subunit beta, with protein MSKVTGKVSQIIGPVIDVEFQAGVDLPKIYDSLEIKKADGSILVLEVQSHIGENTVRTISMDSSDGLSRGAEVNATGSAIQMPVGDDVYGRLFNVIGDAIDGLGNLPKSGKDGLPIHREAPKFEDLSTSTEVLFTGIKVIDLIEPYAKGGKIGLFGGAGVGKTVLIQELINNIAKGHGGLSVFAGVGERTREGNDLLREMLESGIIKYGDDFMHSMEEGGWDLSKVDKSVMKDSKATFVFGQMNEPPGARARVALSGLTIAEYFRDGAGEGQGKDVLFFVDNIFRFTQAGSEVSALLGRMPSAVGYQPTLATEMGAMQERITSTKRGSITSVQAVYVPADDLTDPAPATTFAHLDATTVLSRKIAELGIYPAVDPLDSTSRILAPEILGKDHYSCAQRVKELLQRYKELQDIIAILGMEELSEEDKMAVGRARRVQRFLSQPFHVAEQFTGLKGVLVDIKDTIKGFNMIMDGELDHLPESAFNLKGTIEEAIEAGEKMLAEA; from the coding sequence ATGTCTAAAGTTACAGGTAAAGTTTCCCAAATTATTGGCCCAGTTATAGATGTGGAGTTCCAAGCAGGGGTAGATCTTCCAAAAATTTATGATTCATTAGAAATTAAAAAAGCAGATGGATCAATTTTGGTTTTGGAAGTACAATCACACATTGGTGAGAACACAGTAAGAACTATATCTATGGATTCTTCTGATGGTTTAAGTCGTGGAGCAGAGGTTAATGCAACAGGAAGCGCTATACAAATGCCAGTTGGAGATGACGTTTACGGACGTTTATTTAACGTAATTGGAGACGCTATTGATGGTCTTGGGAATTTACCAAAATCTGGTAAAGATGGTTTGCCAATACACAGAGAGGCACCAAAATTTGAAGACTTATCTACTTCTACAGAAGTATTATTTACAGGTATTAAAGTAATTGACCTTATTGAGCCTTATGCAAAAGGTGGTAAGATTGGTTTATTTGGAGGTGCCGGAGTAGGTAAAACAGTATTAATTCAGGAATTAATTAACAACATTGCAAAAGGTCACGGTGGACTTTCTGTATTTGCTGGTGTAGGTGAGCGTACTCGTGAGGGTAACGATTTACTACGTGAGATGTTAGAGTCTGGTATTATTAAATACGGAGATGACTTTATGCACTCTATGGAAGAAGGTGGTTGGGATTTATCTAAAGTTGATAAATCTGTAATGAAAGATTCTAAAGCAACCTTTGTATTTGGACAAATGAATGAGCCACCAGGAGCACGTGCACGTGTTGCATTATCTGGTTTAACTATTGCAGAATATTTCCGTGATGGAGCAGGTGAAGGTCAAGGTAAAGATGTACTTTTCTTTGTGGATAACATTTTCCGTTTTACACAAGCTGGTTCTGAGGTATCTGCATTACTTGGTCGTATGCCATCTGCGGTAGGTTACCAACCAACATTAGCAACAGAAATGGGTGCTATGCAAGAGCGTATTACATCAACAAAAAGAGGTTCTATTACATCTGTACAGGCGGTTTACGTACCTGCGGATGATTTAACGGATCCAGCACCGGCAACTACCTTTGCTCACTTAGATGCAACAACGGTATTGTCTCGTAAAATTGCAGAGTTAGGTATTTACCCAGCGGTAGATCCATTAGATTCTACTTCTAGAATCTTAGCTCCAGAAATTTTAGGAAAAGATCACTACTCTTGTGCACAACGTGTAAAAGAGTTGTTACAACGTTATAAAGAATTACAAGATATTATTGCTATCCTTGGTATGGAAGAATTATCTGAGGAAGATAAAATGGCAGTTGGTAGAGCAAGACGTGTACAACGTTTCTTATCTCAGCCTTTCCACGTAGCAGAGCAATTTACAGGTCTTAAAGGTGTTTTAGTAGATATCAAGGATACTATTAAAGGATTTAATATGATTATGGATGGTGAATTAGATCACTTACCAGAATCTGCATTTAACCTTAAAGGTACTATTGAAGAAGCTATAGAAGCAGGAGAAAAAATGCTTGCTGAAGCATAA